From one Mytilus trossulus isolate FHL-02 chromosome 10, PNRI_Mtr1.1.1.hap1, whole genome shotgun sequence genomic stretch:
- the LOC134687268 gene encoding leucine-rich repeat-containing protein 15-like isoform X1, with protein MRFIYRKYFFILLVSCCICSSNACPTSCYCQAVSEGGNVDCNTKGLNIVPTNIPTYVKKLYLFSNSIEMLNKDSFSGLISLNELYLYSNSIKDINREVFSDLTNLEILQLGDNVIGNLDSSFFENLDKLTNLHLQQNNITTLPENVFSNLKSLQVLYLYENSIQEYDTDVFKGLYQLRELYLQNNRISNLTTNVFIDLQLMEILDVSQNQLQSLPSTVFSNLTSLRILYIYSNFITTLSEHTFWNLDNLEQIDIYDNKISTIENSSFGDLPALTKIQLHYNLIICDCYIRWFRDWLLSRPTLRNSLCHMQNFWNIYNRCD; from the exons ATGAGATTTATTTACCGGaaatatttctttatacttCTGGTCAGCTGTTGCATTTGTTCAAGCAATGCATGTCCGACGTCTTGTTATTGCCAAGCTGTGTCAGAGGGAGGAAATGTAGACTGTAACACAAAGGGACTAAATATAGTGCCAACAAATATTCCAACTTATGTTAAGAAACT GTATCTGTTTAGTAACAGCATTGAAATGCTGAACAAGGATTCTTTCTCAGGCTTGATATCGTTGAATGAATT ATATTTATACAGTAATTCAATAAAAGACATCAACAGAGAAGTGTTTTCTGACCTAACGAATTTGGAAATATT ACAGTTAGGTGATAATGTGATTGGAAACCTTGACAGTAGTTTCTTTGAAAACTTagataaattaacaaattt gcatttacaacaaaacaatataacaaCGCTCCCAGAAAATGTTTTCTCAAACCTGAAGTCGTTGCAAGTTCT ATATCTGTATGAAAATTCCATACAGGAATATGATACAGATGTGTTCAAGGGTCTTTATCAGCTTCGGGAATT ATATCTTCAAAATAATAGGATATCAAACCTAACGACCAATGTTTTCATCGACCTTCAATTGATGGAGATATT GGACGTTTCACAAAACCAATTACAGAGTCTACCATCAACTGTATTTTCGAACCTCACATCGTTACGAATCTT ATACATTTACAGTAACTTTATAACAACACTAAGTGAACATACATTTTGGAATCTAGATAACCTTGAacaaat agATATATATGACAACAAAATATCAACCATTGAAAATTCCTCGTTTGGGGATCTTCCAGCTCTGACGAAAAT TCAATTGCATTATAACTTAATCATCTGTGATTGCTACATACGGTGGTTTCGTGATTGGCTACTATCCCGACCTACCCTTAGGAACAGCTTATGCCACATGCAAAACTTCTGGAACATATATAACAGATGTGACTGA
- the LOC134687268 gene encoding reticulon-4 receptor-like 2 isoform X2, with product MRFIYRKYFFILLVSCCICSSNACPTSCYCQAVSEGGNVDCNTKGLNIVPTNIPTYVKKLYLFSNSIEMLNKDSFSGLISLNELYLYSNSIKDINREVFSDLTNLEILQLGDNVIGNLDSSFFENLDKLTNLHLQQNNITTLPENVFSNLKSLQVLYLQNNRISNLTTNVFIDLQLMEILDVSQNQLQSLPSTVFSNLTSLRILYIYSNFITTLSEHTFWNLDNLEQIDIYDNKISTIENSSFGDLPALTKIQLHYNLIICDCYIRWFRDWLLSRPTLRNSLCHMQNFWNIYNRCD from the exons ATGAGATTTATTTACCGGaaatatttctttatacttCTGGTCAGCTGTTGCATTTGTTCAAGCAATGCATGTCCGACGTCTTGTTATTGCCAAGCTGTGTCAGAGGGAGGAAATGTAGACTGTAACACAAAGGGACTAAATATAGTGCCAACAAATATTCCAACTTATGTTAAGAAACT GTATCTGTTTAGTAACAGCATTGAAATGCTGAACAAGGATTCTTTCTCAGGCTTGATATCGTTGAATGAATT ATATTTATACAGTAATTCAATAAAAGACATCAACAGAGAAGTGTTTTCTGACCTAACGAATTTGGAAATATT ACAGTTAGGTGATAATGTGATTGGAAACCTTGACAGTAGTTTCTTTGAAAACTTagataaattaacaaattt gcatttacaacaaaacaatataacaaCGCTCCCAGAAAATGTTTTCTCAAACCTGAAGTCGTTGCAAGTTCT ATATCTTCAAAATAATAGGATATCAAACCTAACGACCAATGTTTTCATCGACCTTCAATTGATGGAGATATT GGACGTTTCACAAAACCAATTACAGAGTCTACCATCAACTGTATTTTCGAACCTCACATCGTTACGAATCTT ATACATTTACAGTAACTTTATAACAACACTAAGTGAACATACATTTTGGAATCTAGATAACCTTGAacaaat agATATATATGACAACAAAATATCAACCATTGAAAATTCCTCGTTTGGGGATCTTCCAGCTCTGACGAAAAT TCAATTGCATTATAACTTAATCATCTGTGATTGCTACATACGGTGGTTTCGTGATTGGCTACTATCCCGACCTACCCTTAGGAACAGCTTATGCCACATGCAAAACTTCTGGAACATATATAACAGATGTGACTGA